A genome region from Lactobacillus sp. ESL0791 includes the following:
- a CDS encoding GNAT family N-acetyltransferase has protein sequence MDTKLQLYELTDKDLAQTADLFIHTFTQPPWCEEYESREQVINFFAAYMKSNYFVGYILKDGEEIIALSIGFKKPWIKGMEYYIDEFCVAPEYQGQGVGSNFLKLIDAAISTKGMTGMILNTGKGYPAEQFYLKNGFTQLEDLIVLAKVSDKN, from the coding sequence ATGGATACTAAATTGCAGTTGTATGAACTCACTGATAAAGATCTAGCACAGACTGCTGACTTATTTATTCACACCTTTACGCAACCGCCGTGGTGTGAAGAATATGAATCACGCGAACAGGTGATAAATTTTTTTGCTGCCTATATGAAAAGCAATTATTTTGTCGGCTACATTTTGAAGGATGGAGAAGAAATAATTGCATTGAGCATTGGCTTTAAAAAGCCTTGGATAAAAGGTATGGAATATTATATTGATGAGTTTTGTGTTGCTCCCGAATATCAGGGACAGGGCGTTGGCAGCAACTTTTTGAAGCTGATTGATGCTGCGATTAGCACTAAAGGCATGACAGGTATGATCTTAAACACGGGCAAAGGTTATCCGGCCGAACAGTTTTATCTTAAAAATGGTTTTACACAATTAGAAGATCTGATTGTACTTGCTAAAGTAAGTGATAAAAATTAG
- a CDS encoding PTS sugar transporter subunit IIB has product MAKVPSVYFICGNGLGSSLACQMEADDVFSEAGIEVKSDHDSISDVPSLNADVIVSASNFESQFENTQIDPKTKIVYLNNIVDKEEIKEKILPIVKEIAES; this is encoded by the coding sequence ATGGCTAAAGTGCCTAGTGTGTACTTTATTTGTGGTAATGGATTAGGCTCAAGTTTGGCGTGCCAAATGGAAGCTGATGATGTATTTTCAGAGGCTGGCATTGAAGTAAAGTCAGATCATGATTCCATTTCAGATGTTCCATCTTTAAATGCGGATGTAATTGTTTCTGCAAGCAATTTTGAATCTCAATTTGAGAATACTCAAATTGACCCTAAAACAAAAATTGTATACTTAAACAATATTGTTGATAAGGAAGAAATTAAAGAAAAGATTTTGCCAATCGTAAAAGAAATAGCTGAAAGTTAA
- a CDS encoding prolyl-tRNA synthetase associated domain-containing protein produces the protein MDKQEVYRYLNEKNIWHETVEHKAVYNMAETAEINLPHPEASAKNLFLRDDKKQNYYLITVKSDRRVDLKKFRRNNDTRRLSFTSESELKAILGLIPGAVTPLGLLNDEERKVQFFIDEYFLQQSGIIAVHPNDNTATVWLKTPDLIGIIKEHGNQVKVMKS, from the coding sequence ATGGACAAACAAGAAGTATATCGCTATCTAAATGAGAAAAACATTTGGCATGAAACTGTGGAGCATAAGGCTGTTTACAATATGGCAGAAACGGCTGAAATTAATTTGCCACATCCGGAAGCTAGTGCGAAAAATTTATTTCTACGTGATGATAAAAAGCAGAATTATTATTTAATTACGGTTAAGAGTGATCGCCGAGTTGATCTTAAAAAATTTCGCCGAAATAATGACACTAGAAGACTGTCCTTTACTTCAGAAAGTGAATTAAAGGCAATTCTGGGATTAATTCCGGGAGCAGTAACTCCTTTAGGATTGCTAAATGATGAGGAACGCAAAGTGCAATTCTTTATTGACGAATACTTCTTGCAGCAGTCAGGAATAATTGCCGTGCATCCAAATGACAATACGGCAACAGTTTGGCTGAAAACGCCAGACTTAATTGGGATTATCAAGGAACATGGTAATCAGGTTAAGGTAATGAAGAGTTAA
- a CDS encoding APC family permease: MKRELNFFAALATVMGTMIGGGAFFKIATVSTLTHNPWLSILVWPLAGFITIMAGLSIAELAAIYPEDGGPVKYLEAIYGPKISFLFGWSLIIIYYPANIAALAIVFATQLREMPGFSSFSTTMIAFAVMLILLIVNWLGTKLSSKVQKVSLIVKLIPIIAIALAAVFSKAPNQLAGTTLPHSFSANAATAFGQALLAVLFAYDGWLSVGNLASEIKNPAKTLAKAISWGLVGVTIVYTMLNWGYIRMVPWHQIVGNQATAMLTAQKLFGDLGGKILAIGILVSIFGAANGHLMLGSRMPYALGTKKQLPAANFFGKLNSKTHVPTNSMLFECAIAAVMILSGTFDTLTDMLVYVSWIFSILLFIGVFILRKREPELMRPYKIPLYPLPPILAIIGGLFIVINTSLTQPVLAIIGILLTLSGWPVYYFVQRKVNN; this comes from the coding sequence ATGAAACGTGAATTAAACTTTTTTGCAGCCCTGGCCACCGTTATGGGAACCATGATTGGCGGTGGTGCTTTTTTTAAAATTGCTACAGTTTCGACACTGACACACAACCCGTGGTTGAGTATTCTTGTTTGGCCGCTTGCCGGTTTTATTACTATCATGGCCGGACTCAGCATTGCCGAATTAGCGGCAATTTATCCGGAAGACGGCGGCCCCGTTAAATACTTGGAAGCAATTTATGGACCAAAGATTTCCTTTCTGTTCGGCTGGTCGCTAATTATTATCTACTATCCGGCCAACATCGCCGCCCTGGCAATCGTGTTTGCCACTCAGCTGCGGGAAATGCCTGGTTTCAGCAGTTTTTCAACCACGATGATTGCTTTTGCTGTCATGTTGATTTTACTAATAGTTAACTGGCTGGGAACAAAACTAAGTAGCAAAGTGCAAAAAGTTTCGTTAATTGTTAAGCTTATTCCGATCATCGCTATTGCGCTGGCAGCAGTTTTCAGCAAAGCGCCTAACCAATTGGCTGGCACAACTCTTCCCCATAGTTTTTCGGCTAACGCAGCGACCGCTTTTGGCCAAGCGCTGCTGGCAGTGCTATTTGCTTATGATGGCTGGCTCAGTGTCGGTAATCTGGCCAGTGAAATTAAAAATCCCGCAAAAACTTTGGCTAAAGCGATCAGTTGGGGACTGGTGGGCGTGACTATTGTATATACCATGCTCAATTGGGGTTACATCAGAATGGTTCCGTGGCACCAAATTGTCGGCAATCAGGCCACAGCCATGTTAACTGCACAAAAGCTTTTTGGTGATCTTGGCGGTAAGATTCTTGCAATTGGTATTCTCGTATCAATCTTTGGGGCAGCTAACGGCCACCTGATGCTGGGATCGCGCATGCCCTATGCCCTCGGTACAAAAAAACAATTACCGGCTGCGAACTTTTTCGGTAAATTAAACAGTAAAACTCATGTCCCAACCAACAGTATGTTGTTTGAATGCGCCATTGCTGCCGTCATGATTTTATCCGGTACCTTCGATACTTTGACTGATATGCTGGTTTACGTTTCGTGGATTTTTTCCATTCTATTATTTATCGGTGTGTTCATTTTGCGGAAAAGAGAACCCGAATTGATGCGGCCATATAAAATTCCGCTTTATCCGCTGCCGCCCATTTTGGCAATCATTGGCGGGCTCTTCATTGTCATTAACACCAGCCTCACCCAACCGGTCTTAGCAATCATCGGCATCTTGCTGACGCTGAGCGGCTGGCCCGTATATTATTTTGTCCAAAGGAAGGTGAATAATTAA
- a CDS encoding PTS sugar transporter subunit IIC, whose product MVVVEWIINNILTQAAILISLIAFLGLVLQGKKVGEVISGTLKTLLGFEVLSAGSTIIQQSLAYFAVIFQHGFHTQGIVPSIEAINGQAMNKLGLGNDIALTLLGIFIVNIIIARFTKWKYVFLTGQALLWMSTMTVIGGHFAGLKGFPLILMGSIIGGIFAIAMPALAQPIVRKITGNNSIALGHFCTIGYLVEAGVAWLVRDRKVDQHVKKMSERKDSWEHVKFPKSMSFLQDNSLSIMVVMVPLYIITAALAGPYWCAKAAAGAAGSINYIVYAFLQAIEFTVGVYVMLSGVRLMLGEIVPAFRGIAMKIVPDSIPALDCPVLFPYAPNSVIVGFITTTIGTLIGMFVTPVLGLAVILPGMTSNFFAGGTAGIFGNAIGGKRGAVIGGIVHGLFITLLPALLVVALSKVGFVNATATDVDTITAALIYLWVIAPAFKAFG is encoded by the coding sequence ATGGTAGTTGTTGAATGGATAATTAATAATATATTAACCCAAGCAGCGATTTTGATTTCATTAATTGCGTTTCTGGGATTAGTACTTCAAGGTAAAAAAGTCGGAGAAGTAATTAGTGGTACGCTTAAAACTTTATTAGGTTTTGAAGTACTGAGTGCTGGATCAACCATTATTCAGCAAAGCTTGGCTTATTTTGCTGTTATTTTCCAACATGGCTTTCATACCCAAGGCATTGTTCCAAGTATTGAAGCTATTAACGGACAAGCCATGAATAAATTGGGCTTGGGTAATGACATTGCTTTAACGTTATTAGGTATTTTTATTGTCAACATTATTATTGCAAGATTTACTAAATGGAAATATGTGTTCTTAACAGGTCAAGCATTGCTTTGGATGTCAACCATGACTGTTATTGGTGGCCACTTTGCAGGTCTTAAAGGATTTCCATTAATTTTAATGGGTAGTATTATCGGTGGTATTTTTGCAATAGCTATGCCGGCATTGGCCCAACCCATTGTTAGAAAAATTACCGGTAATAATTCAATCGCTTTGGGCCACTTCTGTACGATTGGGTACTTAGTTGAAGCTGGTGTTGCTTGGTTAGTAAGAGACCGTAAAGTTGACCAACATGTTAAGAAGATGAGTGAAAGGAAAGACTCATGGGAACATGTTAAGTTTCCTAAGAGCATGTCATTCTTACAAGATAACAGTCTTTCAATTATGGTAGTAATGGTTCCTTTGTATATTATTACTGCAGCATTAGCAGGCCCTTATTGGTGCGCAAAGGCAGCAGCAGGTGCAGCTGGTAGTATTAATTACATTGTTTATGCTTTCCTACAAGCTATTGAATTTACTGTTGGTGTGTACGTAATGCTTTCTGGTGTACGTCTAATGTTAGGTGAAATTGTGCCAGCCTTCCGTGGTATTGCGATGAAGATTGTTCCAGATTCAATCCCTGCATTAGACTGTCCAGTATTATTTCCATACGCTCCTAATTCAGTAATCGTTGGCTTTATTACTACTACTATTGGTACTTTGATTGGTATGTTTGTGACTCCTGTTCTAGGCTTAGCAGTTATTTTGCCTGGTATGACGTCTAACTTCTTTGCTGGTGGTACAGCTGGAATATTTGGTAATGCAATCGGTGGCAAACGTGGTGCTGTAATTGGTGGTATTGTTCACGGCTTGTTTATTACCCTACTTCCGGCATTGTTAGTTGTAGCTCTGTCAAAGGTAGGCTTTGTAAATGCTACTGCTACTGATGTAGATACAATTACTGCAGCACTCATTTATCTTTGGGTTATTGCTCCTGCCTTTAAAGCATTTGGTTAA
- a CDS encoding BglG family transcription antiterminator: MKDRQLYILNSLIEDEPLKIKELSHSLGVSSRTVRNDLKEINFKLEQLSISRVDNCRGNLSLSLTSIEKNKLLEYLKTTDSNLISPKNRQLEIILDFLKYPKKIKIFEEQKRLEISKSTMDKDMKQIREYLSKYSLNLSTQQGAEVIGAEKNIRIMMQQLMVANVDISEFTDKTVINKSDSYKLIVDFFGLNVFSQSRKIAYKLIAGGKYEGVSAREIQVSLLLAIWVSRISNKKYISESESSYVETQENKVSSLIDDLTVRLHICAPVAEKKYLAYSLKSFLGKNHENIFTWSQSQVLSVKLINFMTDKENISYKDSEKFFEQLNSHITDFLQRQKDHIHIYNPLTNLLKSNYSSTFNDISEFFKTNYPHDEVSDEEKAYIVVYFVTYAEQVSKNESTYRIAVLCNYGEATGQLLATNIARNLNVEIVAILGLQNINTLNKLNIDFVVKTINYPLKNIPSFQLSPVPQAKDYRHLKEFAQGLNLQNRSFLNKHKVDDSSNLLKNIIKIIEKDLHKKVNSQLVDDLIRAFSNHKIMVKESVVRPMIGNLLTNNKIQLHLKSSNWTDAIEKAASPLLDNGSIDQNYVKAMEKSVVDYGAYIVIGPGIALAHARPEDGVNKLDVSVATLDPAINFGNKDNDPVKVIFVLAAIDNYSHLNILKGVINLIHQPGKIDELAEAEDINSFKNILFKKN, from the coding sequence ATGAAAGATCGACAATTATATATCTTAAATTCTTTAATAGAAGATGAACCTTTAAAAATTAAAGAGTTAAGCCATTCATTGGGCGTATCATCTCGGACGGTCAGAAATGATCTTAAAGAAATTAATTTTAAGTTAGAGCAATTATCAATTTCTAGAGTTGATAACTGTAGGGGCAATCTTTCACTATCTCTTACCTCAATTGAAAAAAATAAATTACTAGAATATTTGAAAACTACCGACAGCAATTTAATTTCGCCTAAGAATCGCCAGCTTGAGATAATTCTTGACTTTTTAAAATATCCAAAGAAGATAAAGATTTTTGAAGAACAAAAAAGGTTGGAAATTAGCAAGAGTACCATGGATAAAGATATGAAACAAATAAGAGAATATTTGTCAAAATACTCTTTAAATTTAAGTACTCAACAAGGTGCGGAAGTAATAGGTGCTGAGAAGAATATTAGAATTATGATGCAGCAGTTAATGGTTGCCAACGTTGATATTTCTGAATTCACAGATAAAACAGTAATAAATAAAAGCGATAGTTATAAACTTATTGTTGACTTCTTTGGATTAAATGTTTTTTCTCAATCTAGGAAAATTGCATATAAGTTAATAGCTGGCGGGAAATATGAAGGTGTTTCTGCAAGAGAAATACAAGTTAGTCTTCTATTAGCGATTTGGGTTAGCCGCATTTCCAATAAAAAATATATTAGTGAGAGTGAAAGCTCTTATGTTGAAACTCAAGAAAATAAAGTATCTTCTTTAATCGATGACCTTACCGTAAGATTGCACATCTGTGCACCTGTTGCAGAAAAAAAGTATCTGGCATATTCTTTGAAGTCTTTTTTGGGTAAGAATCACGAAAATATTTTTACTTGGAGTCAATCACAGGTATTAAGCGTAAAACTAATTAACTTTATGACTGATAAAGAGAATATCAGTTATAAAGATTCAGAGAAGTTTTTTGAGCAATTAAATTCGCATATTACTGATTTTTTGCAGAGGCAAAAAGATCATATACATATTTATAATCCATTGACAAATCTTTTGAAAAGTAATTATAGCAGTACTTTTAATGATATCAGTGAATTTTTTAAAACGAATTATCCTCATGATGAAGTATCTGATGAAGAGAAAGCATACATAGTAGTATATTTTGTAACATATGCTGAACAAGTATCTAAAAATGAGAGCACTTACCGAATTGCTGTGCTTTGTAATTATGGTGAAGCAACGGGACAGCTGCTTGCAACTAATATTGCGCGGAATTTAAATGTGGAAATTGTTGCTATTTTAGGATTACAAAATATAAATACTTTAAATAAATTAAATATTGATTTTGTGGTTAAAACAATTAATTATCCATTAAAAAACATTCCTAGTTTCCAGTTATCACCTGTGCCTCAAGCCAAAGATTATCGGCATTTAAAGGAATTTGCTCAAGGATTAAATCTGCAGAATCGTAGTTTCTTGAATAAGCATAAGGTAGATGATAGTAGTAATTTATTGAAAAATATAATAAAAATCATTGAAAAGGATTTGCACAAAAAAGTTAACAGTCAGTTAGTTGATGACTTAATTAGAGCTTTTTCAAATCACAAGATAATGGTAAAAGAAAGTGTGGTAAGGCCTATGATAGGGAATTTACTTACCAATAATAAAATTCAGCTCCATTTAAAGTCTAGCAATTGGACTGATGCTATAGAAAAAGCGGCTTCCCCGCTTCTAGATAATGGTTCAATAGACCAAAATTATGTTAAAGCAATGGAGAAATCTGTTGTTGATTATGGCGCTTATATTGTTATTGGACCAGGTATTGCACTTGCACATGCGCGCCCTGAGGATGGTGTAAATAAGCTTGATGTTAGTGTCGCTACTTTAGATCCAGCAATTAATTTTGGTAATAAAGATAATGATCCTGTCAAAGTTATATTTGTTTTAGCGGCTATTGATAATTATTCTCATTTGAATATTTTAAAAGGAGTAATTAATTTGATTCATCAACCTGGAAAGATTGATGAATTAGCTGAAGCAGAAGACATTAATAGTTTTAAGAATATATTATTTAAAAAGAATTAA
- a CDS encoding M13 family metallopeptidase — MKSKSKILISSIAAIIAASLLAVANNENNNQDVLAAITKSSVVNKRVVKPRRQAKAYAVKNKPVKNVKTAKKPVKAEQTKAARGGSGDVLKPKVGTRPQDNLYLAVNSKWMKKAKIPADAVSTGSTDEISLKVNRQLRQDMADFADGKKPLPNIPNFDKAVELYKLARDIDKRNNDGAAPIKADLAKLEGIKDFADFNAKAADLYNNGMDLPLDLTVSPDMKNAQKNALYFSSAGTFLPDTSSYKDPNSQKLLAVLKKQSIDLLKLAGVSETDATTYAENALKFDGILAKNVKSAEQNADVTSQYNPMSIQNFKAKFTNFDIQQFLKGTVGKEPDQIIVTDPKFLTNINQVINQDNFAALKGWLIVDFINGAAGELSQKFIETAFPFSQAIGGQAKLPSTDKQAFSFVNGDFGELIGIYYGQTYFGADAKKDVTNMVNKILQTYESRLQNNTWLSKATKEKAIDKLKSLVVKVGYPDEQSGSYKNIQITPASQGGTLYGNDQAMTIESIKENLAQLFKPVNRNIWAMSGAEVNAAYNPQVNDVTLPAAILQAPFYSKTQSRAANWGGIGTVIGHEISHAFDNNGAQFDKYGNLHNWWTQKDYTEFKKRIKAEDKLFNGIKYAGTKIKGKQIVSENVADLGGLTVALQVAKSEGDNLRELFENNARIWRLKATPQAIKTILAVDVHAPNPLRANVQAQCQDDFYKVFKVKSSDGMWLDPKKRIQIW, encoded by the coding sequence ATGAAAAGCAAGTCTAAAATACTAATCTCATCGATTGCGGCAATAATTGCAGCTAGTCTGCTGGCCGTAGCCAATAATGAGAATAATAATCAGGATGTTTTGGCAGCTATTACCAAAAGCAGTGTTGTCAATAAGCGCGTTGTTAAACCACGCCGACAAGCAAAAGCTTATGCAGTAAAGAATAAGCCAGTTAAAAATGTAAAAACCGCTAAAAAGCCGGTTAAGGCTGAACAAACAAAAGCAGCTCGCGGCGGCAGTGGCGATGTGCTGAAGCCTAAAGTAGGCACGCGGCCGCAGGATAATTTGTATTTGGCGGTTAATTCCAAGTGGATGAAAAAGGCTAAAATACCGGCAGATGCGGTAAGCACGGGGTCAACGGATGAAATTAGTTTGAAAGTTAACCGGCAATTGCGACAGGATATGGCTGATTTTGCTGACGGTAAAAAGCCGTTGCCAAACATTCCGAATTTTGATAAAGCGGTTGAGCTGTATAAGTTAGCACGGGATATTGATAAACGCAACAATGATGGGGCTGCGCCAATCAAGGCAGATTTGGCAAAACTTGAAGGAATTAAGGATTTTGCCGATTTTAATGCTAAAGCCGCTGATTTATATAATAACGGTATGGATTTGCCACTCGATCTGACTGTTTCTCCCGATATGAAAAATGCGCAGAAGAACGCACTCTATTTTAGTTCGGCCGGGACATTTTTGCCGGATACCAGCAGTTATAAAGATCCAAATTCTCAGAAATTACTTGCCGTTTTAAAGAAGCAGTCAATTGACCTCTTGAAACTGGCCGGAGTTTCTGAAACTGATGCAACTACTTATGCGGAAAATGCACTTAAATTTGATGGTATATTAGCTAAAAATGTTAAATCAGCTGAGCAGAATGCGGACGTAACCAGCCAATATAACCCAATGAGCATACAGAATTTTAAAGCTAAATTTACTAACTTTGATATTCAGCAGTTTTTAAAGGGAACGGTTGGCAAGGAGCCTGACCAAATTATCGTGACCGATCCTAAATTCTTAACCAATATTAACCAAGTGATCAATCAGGATAATTTTGCCGCTCTTAAAGGTTGGTTAATCGTTGACTTTATCAATGGAGCTGCTGGTGAACTTTCTCAGAAATTTATTGAAACTGCCTTTCCGTTTTCGCAGGCAATAGGTGGTCAAGCTAAGCTGCCTTCAACTGACAAGCAAGCCTTTAGTTTTGTTAATGGCGATTTTGGTGAATTAATTGGAATTTATTATGGTCAAACTTATTTTGGTGCTGATGCGAAAAAAGACGTCACCAATATGGTTAATAAAATATTGCAGACTTACGAAAGCCGGTTGCAAAATAATACTTGGCTGTCGAAAGCAACTAAAGAGAAAGCAATTGATAAGCTGAAGTCACTGGTTGTCAAGGTAGGTTATCCAGACGAGCAGTCGGGATCTTATAAAAATATTCAAATAACGCCGGCAAGTCAAGGCGGGACTTTGTATGGAAACGACCAAGCAATGACTATTGAAAGCATCAAAGAAAATCTTGCGCAATTGTTTAAACCGGTCAACCGCAACATCTGGGCGATGTCCGGAGCGGAAGTGAATGCTGCTTACAATCCGCAAGTAAACGATGTTACCTTGCCAGCTGCCATTTTGCAGGCACCATTTTATAGTAAAACTCAAAGCAGAGCAGCTAATTGGGGCGGCATCGGTACTGTAATTGGTCATGAGATTTCCCATGCTTTTGACAATAATGGTGCCCAATTTGATAAATATGGTAATTTGCATAATTGGTGGACGCAAAAAGATTACACTGAATTCAAAAAGCGGATTAAGGCTGAGGATAAACTATTCAATGGCATTAAATATGCTGGAACGAAGATAAAGGGTAAGCAAATAGTTTCGGAAAACGTTGCCGATTTAGGTGGTTTGACGGTTGCGCTGCAAGTTGCCAAAAGCGAAGGCGACAATTTGCGGGAACTATTTGAAAACAATGCTCGAATTTGGCGATTAAAAGCAACGCCGCAAGCAATTAAGACGATTCTTGCTGTTGATGTGCATGCACCAAATCCTTTGCGGGCAAATGTTCAAGCACAATGCCAAGATGACTTCTATAAGGTCTTTAAAGTTAAGTCATCTGACGGGATGTGGCTAGATCCAAAAAAGCGGATCCAAATATGGTAA
- a CDS encoding pyridoxamine kinase — protein sequence MNLDVLISQDISCIGQVSLVTVLPILAASGGDVSVLPTALLSTHTGGFGDNTYLDLSAEMTKIFAHWQDLQVKFNSIYLGYLGMNALKKWHSSLSKISNSDSIILIDPVMGDHGKLYHGFNAEYVEQMQKLIMQATVITPNLTEASFLLDRPELAQADLTAAPQILKQLAERFAVKQIVITGINCGKEIAIVGSDDGAKNIWQIVTPKINGNYFGSGDIFAAALLAGILHKQTLKNAAKAASTFIGSAIKDLPADRDQRLGINYASSLPAFIEKISSNLEE from the coding sequence TTGAATTTAGACGTATTAATCAGTCAAGATATTTCCTGCATTGGTCAAGTTTCATTGGTCACAGTACTGCCAATATTAGCGGCCAGCGGCGGTGACGTCAGTGTCTTGCCCACTGCTCTGCTTTCAACCCATACTGGCGGCTTTGGTGACAACACTTATTTAGATTTGAGCGCAGAAATGACGAAGATTTTTGCACACTGGCAAGATTTACAGGTCAAATTTAATTCTATTTACCTGGGCTATCTGGGAATGAATGCACTAAAAAAATGGCATTCAAGCTTAAGCAAGATAAGCAACAGCGATAGCATCATTCTAATTGATCCTGTAATGGGCGATCACGGAAAATTGTATCACGGTTTTAACGCTGAATATGTGGAACAAATGCAAAAATTAATCATGCAGGCAACCGTGATTACCCCAAACCTAACGGAAGCCAGTTTCTTGTTAGACAGGCCCGAACTGGCACAAGCGGACTTGACAGCAGCGCCGCAAATACTGAAACAGCTTGCTGAGCGCTTTGCCGTCAAGCAGATTGTTATCACAGGAATCAACTGCGGCAAGGAAATTGCCATTGTGGGCAGCGATGATGGTGCTAAAAACATTTGGCAGATTGTTACACCTAAAATCAACGGCAACTATTTTGGATCCGGGGATATTTTTGCAGCAGCACTTTTAGCAGGTATTTTGCACAAGCAAACACTTAAAAATGCCGCAAAAGCAGCAAGTACTTTTATCGGCTCGGCCATTAAGGATTTACCGGCCGACCGCGATCAACGTCTAGGAATAAATTATGCCAGCAGCCTGCCAGCTTTTATTGAAAAGATTAGTTCTAACTTGGAGGAGTAA
- a CDS encoding L-lactate dehydrogenase: MMSKIGVIGDGHVGSTVAHQLIATGLVDDLVLIDKNEAKVNADALDFEDAMANLQHHANIIVNDYAALKDADIIISAVGKIKLSAEDRFGELRFNSEQIKQVAPEIKKSGFNGIIICISNPVDVITSMYQKLTGLPKNQVLGTGTLLDTARMKRAVGKKMKIDPRSVIGFTLGEHGDSQFTAWSTVTALQKPFTEIAKENSWNLEDMNHEIKRGGYTVYAGKQYTNYGIAAAATRLAEAVLSDSHTEMPVSNYQKQYDTYMSYPAIIGRSGIVQRLELNLTDEEKKQLQQTADAIKEKTKKEFN, from the coding sequence ATTATGAGTAAAATTGGAGTTATTGGTGATGGTCATGTTGGCAGTACGGTTGCACATCAGTTGATTGCGACCGGGTTAGTTGATGACCTAGTTTTAATTGATAAGAATGAAGCTAAAGTTAATGCTGATGCGCTTGACTTTGAAGATGCAATGGCCAATCTGCAGCATCATGCAAATATAATTGTGAACGATTATGCGGCCTTAAAAGACGCAGACATTATTATCAGTGCGGTCGGCAAAATTAAGCTTTCTGCTGAGGATCGTTTTGGCGAATTGCGCTTCAATAGCGAGCAAATTAAACAAGTTGCCCCCGAGATCAAGAAAAGTGGATTTAATGGCATTATCATTTGTATTTCTAATCCGGTAGACGTGATCACAAGTATGTATCAGAAATTGACCGGCTTGCCTAAGAACCAAGTTCTTGGAACTGGAACTTTGCTTGACACCGCACGGATGAAGCGAGCTGTTGGTAAAAAGATGAAGATTGACCCCCGTTCAGTTATCGGCTTCACTTTAGGTGAACACGGGGATTCGCAATTTACTGCTTGGTCAACAGTCACCGCCTTGCAAAAGCCATTCACAGAAATTGCAAAAGAAAATTCGTGGAATTTAGAGGACATGAATCATGAAATCAAACGTGGCGGCTACACCGTTTATGCAGGAAAGCAATATACCAATTATGGAATTGCTGCTGCTGCAACCCGCTTGGCTGAAGCTGTTTTGAGCGATTCACACACGGAGATGCCCGTTTCTAATTACCAAAAGCAATACGACACTTACATGTCATATCCGGCAATTATTGGCAGATCAGGTATTGTGCAAAGGCTTGAACTAAATCTAACCGATGAAGAAAAGAAGCAACTGCAACAAACTGCAGATGCGATTAAAGAAAAAACTAAAAAAGAATTTAATTAA
- a CDS encoding ECF transporter S component, producing MREQKNSLAALTMTGLFAAIIYIGIWVLRIPIPAMVGRPFIHFGNTLTAVAILFLGFRNGMLAGIIGLGSFDILNGYAATSWLTMLEVVVVATVISSIFKAFNYQDTKRNIIIIAIVAGITKIFTTYCVSIVEALMIGTNLKAALIASFLSLPATVVNSITTAIMTPILYFAVRKFYRSVRR from the coding sequence ATGCGTGAACAAAAAAATTCGTTAGCAGCTTTAACAATGACTGGATTATTTGCCGCAATTATTTATATTGGGATTTGGGTTCTGCGGATACCGATTCCGGCAATGGTTGGTAGGCCGTTTATTCACTTTGGCAACACGTTAACTGCAGTGGCAATTTTGTTTCTAGGTTTTCGCAACGGGATGCTGGCAGGAATTATTGGTTTAGGCAGTTTTGACATTTTAAATGGCTACGCAGCCACGTCTTGGCTAACAATGCTGGAAGTTGTGGTTGTTGCGACCGTAATCAGCTCTATCTTCAAGGCGTTCAACTATCAGGATACCAAGCGCAACATCATTATTATTGCCATTGTCGCGGGAATTACTAAGATTTTCACGACCTACTGTGTTTCGATCGTTGAAGCGCTGATGATTGGCACCAATCTCAAGGCGGCACTGATTGCGTCATTCTTGAGTTTACCGGCTACCGTAGTTAACTCAATTACGACAGCGATTATGACACCTATTCTATATTTTGCAGTAAGGAAGTTTTATCGTTCGGTGAGGAGATAA